The Candidatus Scalindua japonica genome includes the window GCCAGCCTGACAATGTGTTCTGGCGGGGACAGGGGAAATAACCCCTTGCCCCTTCTGAACAAGAATTATTCCGTTTAAGTTTAACAGAAGTATGGTTTTTTAAAAGGAGTTGTTTGTGCTGGAAAAGGTCATACGACTGTTTTCTGCCGGATGGTTGATAATCAGTTCTTTTGCGTGGAGACACAGACGTTCTGCCATTGAGTGCGCAGCCTCATGCGCGTAAAGTTCATCTCCAAGGATAGGGTGTCCCATGGCCTGCATATGTACGCGTAGCTGGTGTGTACGTCCTGTAACAGGAGACAGCTCTAGAAGAGAACTGTCTTCAAACCGTTCTTGAATTTTCCACCGGGTAACTGCCTTCTTCCCCAATTGGTGATCAACTATCTGAAGGGGCCTTCGTTCCCAATCACAGCGTATTGGCAGGTCGATCATTCCTGATGTATTATCAGGCTGGCAAAATATCTTTGCGATATAGGTTTTTTCCGTTTCACGGTTTTCAAACTGACGGCCCAGTTTCCGCTGTGATTCATGGTTTTGTGCAATAACCATAATGCCTGAAGTGGAGAAATCCAACCTGTGAACAATACGTGCTTCAGGTGAAAATTTCTGAATGCGGTGAATGAGACAGTCCTGTTTATCAGGAGTTTTTCCCGGTACTGACAGCATATTTGCCGGTTTGTCCACAACGATGATGTGTTCATCGCTATAGATATATTCAATATCACCTATTGGTGGTGGCAAATCTGCGTGTGTTATATTAAATATATAAGGCATTGTTTTTCTCGAACCCTAAGTTCATAAAATATATAATCAATTTCTTTTGCGAGGGGTTTCTGTATTGGAGGTCTCTCGAAAGAGAGATCTGTCGTTAAGCAGGAGAGTCATGGTCTAGTCAGGATTATACGCCCATGCCGGTACATTAAAATTGCCTTTTGTATTTATTACTTTGTCAAACTCTCCATCACCATCATCATCAATGATCACATAATCGACCGGCCTCTCTCTGTCACTGTCAATACCATAAGAATATATCTTGTCCTTAACGGACAGTTCCTGGATACGTCCGCCGTCTTGTGTTAAATATATTCTGAGCCTCGATTCCCTGTCAGGCTTTTTCCTGTTGACACTTATTTTCCGGTTAACAACTATTTCCAATTTACTTGTATCAGGGACCTCATATATATTCAACTTGCCGGCAAGGTGCTTAATCCATTTTTTTGTACCCGCGTGGTCTGGTCTCTTTTCAGCGCTTTTTAATAAGTGTTTAAATGATTCAGGTAATTCTTTATTATGATAATAAGCAATGCCTAAATTATATTGAATTGGCGGTAAAGGTACGTTTTGTGCTAATTCTATTGCACGCTTGTATGTCTTAATCGCATCCTTAAACCTCCCTTTGCATTTATAAGCTAATCCAAGGCTGCTAAAGAATAAGATACTATTATTGCCCTGGTTGTTTTTATACGGTTCAAGCATGTTTATGACTTCGTCCGGAAAGTCATTTGGATTTAGCTTTACCGAACGAAGCCCAAGAGCCTTATAATCAATAGTCCCTGCCTTTATTACATCCACATTATCCGGATCTGTATTCTTTTTATACGAATGTTCCTGTTCGGGCCCTGTTTTCGTGGTCATTTCTGCCCATACAGACGGGTTAGAGAGTAGCAGGATTAATGTAAGAACGAAGATTGTTTTTTTCATGATTATTCTGTCACATCAGCTCTTATCACATTTACTCTCATATACCTTAATATATTAGTGTTCTCAACAGGCCCAAGTCCGGTTTCAATAATAGTTGATTTACCGGGAGAGAGAATATTGCTCACATCTTTAACTATTTCCATTACTTTGCCCTGTGTGTCCGGGTACAGTATCTTCACTTTCACGTTTTGAACCGCTATTGGAGTTGGATTGGCAACCATGATAACGACATATCGTTTCTGAGTAAGGTTGATACGTGTCTTTATGTAGTTGTTCGGTTGCTGACGCATGTCCAGTCTTATAAATGACTGCTCTGCCTGTCTGCCCACTTCTGAATTGGATGAGGAAGCGATTTTAAAATATTGCAACGCCTCCTGCTGATTTCCCTGTGCCAGAGACATGTTTCCCAGGGCATTCATAGCTGTAGCAGTGGGAAGCAGTTTTGTGCTTTTTTCCAGGTCAGTGCGTGCTCCATGCTGGTCCCCCAGTTTCTGCTTACTTAACCCGCGTTGTACAAAGAAATAGAAGAATTCATTGTTAAGCTCTACTGCCTTGTTGTAGCTTTTCAAGGCATTCTGGTATTGCTGCTGTTTCATGTTTATATCTCCCACCAATGCGTGGAATTGACCCTCTTTTGGTTCACCGCTGATTGCCTTTTTAGCAAGAGCCAGAGCTTCTCCGGTTTTCCCTTTGCTGAGCGCTTTAATACCATTGTCGTATGCCTCGTATGCGTTCCTGGTTTTCATAATGTAAGCAATTTTTTTCTGGAAACGCTGAACTCCCAGTTCACCACCCTCCGGCAGGGTTTTGGCAGTTACGCGATTTACATCGATACGTTCCTGAGACGGTGGGTGGCTGGAAAACAGGCCTGACAACCAGTCGGTCTCTCTTCCCGCTTCTTCAGATAATCGTAAAAATGTTTCCTGCACACTTATAGCAGCTTTTGGGTCATAACCTGCACGTGACATATATTTCATGCCGTATAGATCTGATTCCAGTTCCGCGTTTCGTCCGTATTTCTGGTTAATAAGACCGGCTGCAATTTGAGATCCCTGAACAGCAAGGTTTGCATAACCGCTTCCCTGTGAAGCTATACCGGCTAATGCGACTGCACCCTGCAGAAAGATTCCTCGTTCCATACCCTTTGCTCCGTGTCGAGCTGCTGCGTGTACTATTTCGTGTCCCAAGACCGCTGCCAGTTCAGCTTCATTTTTTAACTCTGTTAATAATCCCCGATTTATTGCTATTTTTCCTCCCGGCAATGCCCAGGCATTTGGTATAGAATTATTAAGGACTGCAAATTCATACGGAAGCTTGCGGTCACTGACTGCAGCCAGTCTTTGCCCCACTCCACTTACATATTCAGTTAACTCCTTATCGATTGTATAGTCTCCTCCTTCCATTTGGCGGCTGGGTATGTATTGTTGTTTACCTATCTCAAGCTCAGAAGATGTTGGTACCAATCCCAGTTCACGTTTACCGGTAACAGGATTAGTAGCGCATCCATACAATGTAACTGAACACAATGTTACTATGATAAATAGTTTTCGCATCATGGTTTTACACCTCCATTAATGTAATGATCAGGATAGTTGCGTTTATTTGCTCTGCAACACAAATGGACAATTGAAAACAAACTGTTTTATTGTTGCAGCCTTTCAGCTCTGGTATTTAAAAAAATTCTTTTAGATTGTCAAAGGCAAAGTAATGGGTACAGAAAATGTTATTAATTTGGTTGCGGCTTTGCCTTACTATGGTAATATACTAATTACATTATGACATTTTGTCCAATATCAAACAAGGAGAGATTTTAGTCCTTACATTTTTCAGGAAAGTGAGCAATTGGTTTATGAAATCAAGAAATAATTATCTTGACCGCTTTTTGGTATTTGCAGTGCTTTTTGTGATATTGCAGACAGGTTGTTCCACTGCCGTGAAAAGACCGCTTCTATTACCTGCAAAAGCGGGCTTAGGTTTGTCTGAAATTTTAAATCCAAACCAATTTCCAGATTTCAGGGATGATTATGACAAAGAACTTTTACTACAGTGCATAAGCAACAGTATAGAATATTTTAAAAAGATAAAATATTATCCAGATTCCTTCAGTTCAATAGGCTTTACTCCTGAGAACCAGATAGAAACATTAGAGTTTTTCCGGGATGGATACAATAGATATAATAATTCTCAGGAGTTAAATGAATTTGTTTCAAATAACTTCAGGGTTTTTCAGGCTGTTGGAAAAAGTTATAAAGGGCAAGTCCATTTTACCGGTTACGGGACACCTATTTATGATGGAAGCTTAACACCTACAGATACATTTCGTTACCCACTTTATGGGAAACCAGCTGATTTCAGAAAACCATACTTTACCCGCAGTGAAATAGAGGAGCGTGATCTGCTGAGAGGTACTGAAATAGCTTATCTCAAGACAAAACTCGAAGCCTATCTCATCCATGTTCAGGGTTCCGGGCAGATCAGGCTTGCATCAGGAGAGAAAGTTTATGTTGGATATGCCGGAAATTCAGGACACTCATATACGAGCATTGGTCAGTTGTTAGTTAATGACGGCAAGGTCAGGGCAGAAGAACTGACCCTTCCCGTGTTAATAGAATATTTTGACCGGCATCCTGATGAATTGGACTATTATCTAAAGCAGAACGATCGGTATATCTTTTTCAAAAAAGTACCTCACGCGGTTCCCCACGGTTCTATAGGTGTGCCTGTAACACCTATGCGGAGTATTGCAACTGATAAAAAAGTCTTTCCTCCTGGAGGATTGGCTTTTGTCGCAATCGGAACAGAAAGGCCGGGAGGGGCCGGCAGATCAGGGGATAAGTGGCATGTGGAAAAATCATTCTTTGTTCTCGATCAAGATACAGGGAGCGCCATAAAAACATCTGCCAGAGCGGACGTTTTTTTTGGAATAGGTGATGATGCCATGTATAAAGCGGGAAATTTAAATACCTATGGTAAGCTTTATTATCTATTAAAAAAGTAAAGAAGGAAAATCAGTTAGTTCTTTAAAAATTGAGGAAGGCTCATGAAATATTCACCTCCTCTTAACTTAATTTATAGAGATCTGGCTCAACTGGAAAATGAAAAAAACAGCTTTAAACGCGGCTAATGAGGCAGGGAAAATAATACTGCGTTATTACTCAAAAAATGTAAATGCCATTAGTAAAAAAAACACTTACGACCTGGTTACAAAGGCGGACATTGATTCTGAGAAGAAAATTATCAGTACAATAAAAAACAAGTACCCCGGGCACTCTATATTAACAGAAGAGTCTGGTGAAGAGATAACCAATTCTGAATATTGCTGGGTTATAGATCCGCTGGATGGAACAAATAATTTCTATCATAAATTCCCAATGTTTTGTGTATCAATCGCCTTGTATAAAAAAGGGAAACCTCTGATAGGTGTAGTTTTTGATCCGATTAAGGATGAGTTGTTTTGTGCCGAAAAGAACAAGGGTGCGTCTCTTAATAATAAAAAAATCAAAGTTTCAACTGTTAATAAACTAAATAAATCATTGCTGGCCCTGGGGTTTTATTATGAGAGGGGCTTATTGATGAGAAAAAGCCTTGGTCAGATGAAAAAGTTTTTTTACGAAAATGTCCATGGCATCAGAAGAACGGGTTCGGCAGCTTTGGATCTTTGTTATACTGCATGCGGGAGATTTGACGGATACTGGGAATTAAAGTTGAATCCATGGGACTACGCAGCAGGCAGTTTGATTTTGATGGAAGCCGGAGGAAGGATTACAGATGTGCAAGGTAAAAAATATAACCTGATGATTGGAAACGTTGCTGCTTCAAATGGAAAAATCCACAAATATATGTTAGAGATCTTAACGCAATAGACTGACAGAATTTCTTTCAGGATTTAATCCTCATTAAATATTTTTTTATAATGTAGAGAAATCTGAAATATTAAGCTTTTCGTTAAATTGTAATGTAACACCCAATTCCTCACCTGAATTTTAGTGTGGCATCATTGTCTTCCTTGCTGCCATGACAGTAAGCCAGTGTTTCTGCTGCACTACCCCCTGCATATTCTTCTGCATTTTTGCTTGTCAACAGGTGGTGTTTTCCCAGTTTTATAATTCTCTGGTCTCTGACCTGATGAAACTCTAACCTTGCTTCATTTTTATTAATGGTTATCGTCCTGAAGGCGTGCGGGTATTGGACGGTTGCCGGAGATGCAATATAGTGAAGCCCTGCTATTGTCTGGACCTTTGAGACGTGATGGTGTCCCATCAGACATGCTTTTACCTGAGGGGAGTTTTCAAGAATAGTATTGACTTTCTGGTGGTCCTTCAAGAGATATTTCTTTTCCCATTTTTGAATGTCTCTGTTCCCCCATGTAGGAAGGAGGAGATGATGACTGAGAGTAACGATTATATCATTTGGATATTTTGCGATCTCTTTCTTAAGCCATTTGAGTCCGTCCTCAGGGATTTCACCGTTATCATGACCTTCTATAGTAGTGTCCAGACCCAAGATTCTCAAGCCTGGTACAGGTGATATGCTCCATGAATACTTTGCTAAGTCAAGTCCGTGTCCCTTCATCTTTTCGGCATACTGTTTCTTTGACAGTGCGATACCGGGAGGAATGGGAGATACCTCGCGATTACCGAATTGGGCGAAATAAGGCACCTTTACACTTGACATAATATTCATAAACTCGTCAAATCCTTTTGTACCGGGGTCTGTATTGTTTATATTGTCCCCACCGAATAGGATACAGTCTATGTCAGGCATATCGTTGACCTGGGCAATTACATCCCTGAATATGTTGAAGCTTTCTTCCTTCAGGGCGGTGCCATTCTTTCCTGTAAATGTAACATGAGTATCAGTAATGTGGGCAAGCTTAATGTCCTTCTTTCTTCCTGACTTTGTGTCTCGGCTTTTCTTAGATACAGTTGTACAACCAGTAAAATTTCCTACCAGCAGGCCCCCAATAAAGACCGCTTTACCAACGCCTAAACCGTACTTCACAAAACTCCTTCTATTTAACCCCTCTTCCAAATCGGATGTCAGATTATGCGCTGTTTTATCAGCCATTTTTTTGTCCTTCCTTGAACTGATTCTTTTGATGTATTGAAATCTCAAAGCTAAGATTCTTCGGTCGTTTCTCCATCAGAATGAAAACCTTGCATGTCACTCTGAATGTGGCGAAGCATAATGAATAATGTAAATCATTGATGAAATTCAAAAGGCAACTTTCGTGATATTTCGTGGGAAAAAGTTTTTATGGCTCTCTCGTTTCTCTCAGCCTTCCCAAATAAGCTTTTATCTTGTCCTCCTCTTCTATTACCACTGTTCTTGTGGCTAGAGCAAATGGGTCTTGCCTGTCATGTGTTAAAT containing:
- a CDS encoding tetratricopeptide repeat protein codes for the protein MKKTIFVLTLILLLSNPSVWAEMTTKTGPEQEHSYKKNTDPDNVDVIKAGTIDYKALGLRSVKLNPNDFPDEVINMLEPYKNNQGNNSILFFSSLGLAYKCKGRFKDAIKTYKRAIELAQNVPLPPIQYNLGIAYYHNKELPESFKHLLKSAEKRPDHAGTKKWIKHLAGKLNIYEVPDTSKLEIVVNRKISVNRKKPDRESRLRIYLTQDGGRIQELSVKDKIYSYGIDSDRERPVDYVIIDDDGDGEFDKVINTKGNFNVPAWAYNPD
- a CDS encoding murein transglycosylase A → MKSRNNYLDRFLVFAVLFVILQTGCSTAVKRPLLLPAKAGLGLSEILNPNQFPDFRDDYDKELLLQCISNSIEYFKKIKYYPDSFSSIGFTPENQIETLEFFRDGYNRYNNSQELNEFVSNNFRVFQAVGKSYKGQVHFTGYGTPIYDGSLTPTDTFRYPLYGKPADFRKPYFTRSEIEERDLLRGTEIAYLKTKLEAYLIHVQGSGQIRLASGEKVYVGYAGNSGHSYTSIGQLLVNDGKVRAEELTLPVLIEYFDRHPDELDYYLKQNDRYIFFKKVPHAVPHGSIGVPVTPMRSIATDKKVFPPGGLAFVAIGTERPGGAGRSGDKWHVEKSFFVLDQDTGSAIKTSARADVFFGIGDDAMYKAGNLNTYGKLYYLLKK
- a CDS encoding metallophosphoesterase family protein, whose protein sequence is MADKTAHNLTSDLEEGLNRRSFVKYGLGVGKAVFIGGLLVGNFTGCTTVSKKSRDTKSGRKKDIKLAHITDTHVTFTGKNGTALKEESFNIFRDVIAQVNDMPDIDCILFGGDNINNTDPGTKGFDEFMNIMSSVKVPYFAQFGNREVSPIPPGIALSKKQYAEKMKGHGLDLAKYSWSISPVPGLRILGLDTTIEGHDNGEIPEDGLKWLKKEIAKYPNDIIVTLSHHLLLPTWGNRDIQKWEKKYLLKDHQKVNTILENSPQVKACLMGHHHVSKVQTIAGLHYIASPATVQYPHAFRTITINKNEARLEFHQVRDQRIIKLGKHHLLTSKNAEEYAGGSAAETLAYCHGSKEDNDATLKFR
- a CDS encoding M48 family metalloprotease, producing the protein MMRKLFIIVTLCSVTLYGCATNPVTGKRELGLVPTSSELEIGKQQYIPSRQMEGGDYTIDKELTEYVSGVGQRLAAVSDRKLPYEFAVLNNSIPNAWALPGGKIAINRGLLTELKNEAELAAVLGHEIVHAAARHGAKGMERGIFLQGAVALAGIASQGSGYANLAVQGSQIAAGLINQKYGRNAELESDLYGMKYMSRAGYDPKAAISVQETFLRLSEEAGRETDWLSGLFSSHPPSQERIDVNRVTAKTLPEGGELGVQRFQKKIAYIMKTRNAYEAYDNGIKALSKGKTGEALALAKKAISGEPKEGQFHALVGDINMKQQQYQNALKSYNKAVELNNEFFYFFVQRGLSKQKLGDQHGARTDLEKSTKLLPTATAMNALGNMSLAQGNQQEALQYFKIASSSNSEVGRQAEQSFIRLDMRQQPNNYIKTRINLTQKRYVVIMVANPTPIAVQNVKVKILYPDTQGKVMEIVKDVSNILSPGKSTIIETGLGPVENTNILRYMRVNVIRADVTE
- a CDS encoding RluA family pseudouridine synthase, which produces MPYIFNITHADLPPPIGDIEYIYSDEHIIVVDKPANMLSVPGKTPDKQDCLIHRIQKFSPEARIVHRLDFSTSGIMVIAQNHESQRKLGRQFENRETEKTYIAKIFCQPDNTSGMIDLPIRCDWERRPLQIVDHQLGKKAVTRWKIQERFEDSSLLELSPVTGRTHQLRVHMQAMGHPILGDELYAHEAAHSMAERLCLHAKELIINHPAENSRMTFSSTNNSF
- a CDS encoding inositol monophosphatase family protein — translated: MKKTALNAANEAGKIILRYYSKNVNAISKKNTYDLVTKADIDSEKKIISTIKNKYPGHSILTEESGEEITNSEYCWVIDPLDGTNNFYHKFPMFCVSIALYKKGKPLIGVVFDPIKDELFCAEKNKGASLNNKKIKVSTVNKLNKSLLALGFYYERGLLMRKSLGQMKKFFYENVHGIRRTGSAALDLCYTACGRFDGYWELKLNPWDYAAGSLILMEAGGRITDVQGKKYNLMIGNVAASNGKIHKYMLEILTQ